One segment of Pempheris klunzingeri isolate RE-2024b chromosome 20, fPemKlu1.hap1, whole genome shotgun sequence DNA contains the following:
- the LOC139220410 gene encoding probable phosphatase phospho1 — MTAPSNLTNAAPQQQRFLVLFDFDETIINESSDDAVVRALPSQQLPDWLKNSYREGHYNEYMQKVLSYMAEQGVSKDSIQSAVENIPPTPGLLSLLQYLQSHQQDFELAVVSDANMYFIERWLERAGVRHLFRKIFTNPASFDATGRLVLLPFHSHSCSCCPDNMCKQVILREYLAGRRKERGGTPFQRVFYIGDGANDICPSLVLGPRDTAFPRRDFPMHRLLLEMQESQAAKFKANIVPWVSGEDIVDCLKKVMQER; from the coding sequence ATGACAGCTCCGTCAAACCTGACCAATGCAGCGCCACAGCAACAGCGCTTTTTGGTGTTGTTTGACTTTGATGAGACCATCATCAATGAGAGCAGTGATGATGCCGTGGTGCGTGCTTTGCCAAGCCAACAGCTTCCTGACTGGCTGAAAAACAGCTACAGGGAGGGGCACTACAACGAGTACATGCAGAAGGTCTTATCTTATATGGCAGAGCAGGGTGTGTCTAAGGACTCCATCCAGTCAGCAGTGGAGAACATCCCACCCACACCCGGCCTCCTGTCCCTCCTCCAGTATCTGCAGAGCCACCAGCAGGACTTCGAGCTGGCGGTGGTCTCCGATGCCAACATGTACTTCATTGAGAGGTGGCTGGAGCGTGCTGGGGTGCGCCATCTCTTCCGGAAGATTTTCACAAACCCCGCCAGCTTTGATGCAACAGGCCGGCTTGTGCTGCTCCCTTTCCACTCGCACTCATGCTCCTGTTGTCCTGACAACATGTGCAAGCAGGTGATACTTCGGGAGTATCTGGCAGGCCGACGAAAGGAGCGTGGCGGCACTCCCTTCCAGAGGGTTTTCTATATTGGAGATGGGGCCAATGATATCTGTCCTTCTCTGGTTCTGGGGCCCCGGGACACAGCCTTCCCCAGGAGGGACTTCCCCATGCATAGGCTGCTACTGGAAATGCAAGAGTCCCAGGCTGCCAAGTTCAAGGCAAACATAGTTCCTTGGGTCAGTGGGGAGGACATAGTGGACTGCTTGAAGAAAGTAATGCaggagagatga